From the Primulina tabacum isolate GXHZ01 chromosome 3, ASM2559414v2, whole genome shotgun sequence genome, one window contains:
- the LOC142538447 gene encoding GDSL esterase/lipase At1g29670-like, giving the protein MAAIIANPKWVVIFVISFFMKSQVFTHGQQQVPCLFLFGASLTDNGNNNMLSTLLKSNYPPYGIDFPTGPTGRFSNGENIPDFIAKLPGIGDPIPPFATATGAGIVKGVNYASAGAGILDDTGIGLGDQISMNEQLSNHQVTILRLAPLLGPSQVQNYLNKCVYTVEIGSNDYINNYIQPKNYTSSASFTPDQFAAFLIQQFSTQLEALYTSGARKVAIYGLAQLGCIPQVLMMIPANSSGCVDYVNNYVQLFNNRLKPLVDDLNSNLPDAIFTYINITSITSINPSSIGITIFNVACCVVSSVGVCVPNQAPCIDRDLRVFFDNYHTTEIVNRLIASRSYNSLLPTDAYPFDIKHLAQQ; this is encoded by the exons ATGGCTGCTATTATTGCTAATCCGAAATGGGTTGTGATTTTTGTAATAAGCTTTTTCATGAAATCCCAAGTATTCACTCATGGCCAACAGCAAGTCCCATGTCTATTTCTCTTCGGAGCTTCATTAACTGACAATGGAAATAATAATATGCTCAGCACATTGCTCAAGTCAAATTATCCACCCTACGGGATTGATTTCCCCACTGGTCCGACTGGAAGATTTAGCAACGGGGAAAATATCCCGGATTTCATTG CTAAGTTGCCAGGAATTGGTGATCCCATCCCACCTTTTGCAACAGCTACAGGTGCTGGTATAGTGAAAGGAGTCAATTATGCGTCCGCTGGAGCAGGAATCCTCGACGATACTGGAA TTGGATTGGGTGACCAAATCAGTATGAACGAGCAGCTATCGAATCATCAGGTGACAATCTTGCGTTTGGCACCTTTACTTGGCCCAAGTCAAGTCCAAAACTACCTCAACAAGTGCGTGTACACAGTGGAAATTGGGAGCAACGACTATATTAACAATTATATACAGCCAAAAAATTACACATCAAGTGCATCATTTACACCAGATCAGTTCGCGGCATTCTTGATTCAACAATTCTCTACACAACTCGAG GCCTTGTACACGAGTGGGGCAAGAAAGGTGGCAATCTATGGACTTGCGCAACTAGGCTGCATCCCTCAAGTGTTGATGATGATTCCGGCTAACTCATCGGGATGCGTCGATTACGTGAACAACTACGTCCAACTATTCAACAACAGATTGAAGCCTCTGGTGGACGACCTCAATTCCAATCTACCTGATGCAATAtttacatacataaacatcacCAGCATCACAAGCATTAATCCTTCTTCCATAG GTATTACGATTTTCAACGTTGCATGTTGTGTAGTATCATCGGTGGGAGTGTGTGTTCCTAACCAGGCTCCGTGTATCGACAGGGATCTGCGTGTTTTCTTTGACAACTATCATACTACAGAGATAGTAAATCGCTTGATAGCTTCCAGATCGTACAATTCCCTTTTACCAACGGATGCTTATCCATTCGACATCAAACACCTCGCTCAGCAATAA
- the LOC142538993 gene encoding GDSL esterase/lipase At1g29670-like produces MLGPSRVTAYLNKCLYAVNMGSNDYINNYLQPQIYPSSKLFTPDQFAKRLIQQYSQQFETLYNSGARKVAVFGLGQLGCIPQLLASTQANASGCVDYVNNYVQLFNDRLKPLVDDLNANLPGAKFTFINITSISLGVDVFALGITVFNAPCCVVSSGGQCVPNQVPCSNRDRYIFYDNYHPTDVINQATAARSYNAISPSDASPFDINQLAQQ; encoded by the exons ATGCTTGGCCCGTCTCGAGTCACTGCATACCTCAACAAGTGCTTGTATGCGGTGAATATGGGGAGCAATGACTATATTAACAACTATTTACAGCCACAAATTTATCCCTCAAGTAAATTATTTACACCAGATCAGTTTGCTAAACGCTTGATTCAACAATACTCTCAACAGTTCGAG ACCTTGTACAACAGTGGGGCAAGAAAGGTGGCAGTTTTTGGTCTGGGGCAGCTCGGCTGCATTCCTCAGCTGTTGGCTTCGACTCAGGCTAATGCTTCGGGATGCGTCGATTACGTGAACAACTACGTGCAACTATTCAACGACAGGTTGAAGCCTCTGGTGGATGATCTCAATGCCAATCTACCCGGTGCAAAATTTACCTTCATAAACATCACCAGCATTTCACTCGGCGTTGATGTTTTTGCTCTTG GTATTACGGTTTTCAATGCACCATGCTGTGTAGTATCATCAGGAGGGCAGTGTGTCCCAAACCAGGTTCCATGTAGCAACAGGGATCGATATATTTTCTACGACAATTATCATCCCACAGATGTAATAAATCAGGCGACAGCTGCCAGATCATACAACGCCATTTCACCATCCGATGCATCTCCATTCGACATCAATCAGCTTGCTCaacaataa
- the LOC142538994 gene encoding uncharacterized protein LOC142538994: MVSKIVKRTPTKSLKNLKNFTTNRRSRKKSPTKNATGAASLVVASINKSLSSCHRRLIKIFARLACIATPKTTPRKKGYQILQKVPANCPVTVCRNLFNEKTSLPPSLYPEKRTIFLDLDETLVHSRMNHPPGKYDFIVRPEIDGEKVEFYVLKRPFVDEFLNFLSQKFEVVVFTAGIEKYASLVLDRLDWRSRISHRLYRDSCKEIDGKLVKDLSEIGRDLSRLVIVDDNPNSYGFQPDNAIPIKPFIDDLGDSELKKLIDFFEGCESVEDMRDAVKLYIADQNQERLVQI; encoded by the coding sequence ATGGTGTCCAAGATTGTAAAGAGAACCCCCACAAAATCacttaaaaatctgaaaaactTCACAACCAACCGCCGCAGCCGCAAGAAATCTCCGACCAAGAATGCCACCGGAGCCGCCTCTCTGGTGGTTGCTTCCATCAACAAGTCCCTGTCCTCTTGCCACCGCCGCCTCATCAAGATTTTCGCTAGACTAGCTTGTATTGCTACCCCGAAGACAACGCCCCGCAAGAAGGGATACCAAATTCTTCAAAAAGTCCCTGCAAATTGCCCGGTGACCGTCTGTAGAAACCTGTTCAATGAAAAGACAAGCCTCCCTCCGTCTCTTTACCCGGAGAAAAGGACCATTTTTCTTGATTTAGACGAAACACTGGTGCATTCCAGGATGAACCATCCTCCTGGGAAGTACGATTTCATAGTCAGGCCTGAGATTGACGGAGAAAAGGTCGAGTTCTACGTGCTGAAGAGGCCATTTGTGGATGAATTCTTGAATTTCTTGAGTCAGAAGTTCGAGGTTGTCGTTTTCACAGCCGGGATCGAGAAATACGCATCTCTTGTGCTGGATAGGCTCGACTGGAGGTCTCGTATATCGCACCGTCTGTACCGAGATTCCTGCAAAGAAATTGATGGAAAGTTGGTAAAAGATCTGTCAGAAATTGGGAGAGATCTTAGCAGGTTGGTGATTGTGGACGACAACCCAAATTCCTACGGATTTCAGCCAGATAATGCTATCCCGATCAAGCCCTTTATCGATGATCTCGGGGATTCAGAACTGAAGAAGTTGATTGATTTCTTTGAAGGGTGCGAATCCGTTGAGGACATGAGAGATGCTGTGAAGTTGTACATAGCTGATCAGAATCAAGAAAGGCTGGTGCAGATTTAG
- the LOC142540563 gene encoding seipin-2-like, giving the protein MNDTKSMAQHEAKEEFHEAPDDFPFYDCLETFSEVIESYGDVSTSVNNNNPPPATLRRRRSRTHRRSSVADSIKSSMLSSSVSSENYLNSGETNSKLSRRIKEYELKCGPEGVKEAVSGENTGNNEGISSCTDANVRGGDEELVRKESNLEENNGNQDANSSLLDLLAGLIIKAISFQFDLYVKFFMFPIWLMYYLFMIMFYPFGLLKCGKRCLVRKMKRVWNLMRENVSPFVYEWFKEHQAIWKLGLKCGWGLLWSGYVCFVLVGLMMSSFVIGGLLIRGLVEEPIGIRRNLNFDYTEKSPLAFVPILAEPELNHETYLAEKTGTVMGGGSRAIPANHKVQVTVLLTLPETDHNCNLGIFQVRVDFLAKDGRTLASSRRPCMLQYRSQPIRLLLTFLKFAPILTGYTSESQNLKIKLRGFTESVVPTACLRVVIEQRAEFKPGAGIPEIYTSSLTLESELPFFRKVVWFWKRSLFVWTSMTIFTMELLFTLLCCRSILIPRIRLREESLV; this is encoded by the exons ATGAACGATACGAAATCAATGGCCCAACATGAAGCTAAAGAGGAATTTCACGAGGCGCCCGATGATTTCCCATTCTATGATTGCTTAGAAACCTTTTCCGAAGTAATTGAATCCTATGGTGACGTGTCAACCTCCGTTAATAATAATAACCCGCCTCCGGCGACTTTGCGCCGCCGGAGATCGCGCACTCATAGGAGGTCCTCCGTAGCCGATTCAATCAAGTCGTCGATGCTGAGCTCTTCGGTGAGCTCGGAGAATTACTTGAATTCTGGAGAGACAAATTCGAAGCTTTCCCGCAGAATTAAGGAGTATGAGCTTAAGTGCGGGCCGGAAGGTGTGAAAGAGGCCGTGAGTGGAGAGAATACTGGGAATAATGAGGGAATTTCGAGTTGCACCGACGCAAATGTACGCGGAGGTGATGAGGAATTGGTCAGAAAAGAATCGAATTTGGAGGAAAACAATGGCAACCAGGATGCAAATTCTAGTCTTCTTGATCTTTTAGCTGGTTTGATAATAAAGGCCATAAGCTTCCAGTTTGATTTGtatgttaaattttttatgtttcCAATATGGTTAATGTATTATTTATTCATGATCATGTTCTATCCGTTTGGGCTTTTGAAGTGTGGAAAACGATGTCTGGTGCGAAAAATGAAAAGAGTTTGGAATCTTATGCGTGAAAATGTGTCCCCATTTGTGTATGAATGGTTTAAAGAACACCAAGCAATCTGGAAACTTGGTCTGAAATGTGGTTGGGGATTGTTGTGGTCAGGTTATGTGTGTTTTGTATTAGTGGGGTTGATGATGTCATCATTTGTGATTGGCGGATTGTTGATAAGGGGGTTGGTGGAGGAGCCAATAGGAATAAggagaaatttgaattttgattatACGGAGAAGAGTCCGCTGGCATTTGTGCCCATACTAGCAGAGCCAGAGCTTAACCACGAAACTTATCTTGCAGAGAAAACAGGAACTGTTATGGGTGGCGGATCAAGGGCAATACCAGCTAATCACAAAGTGCAGGTTACTGTTTTATTGACGCTACCCGAAACTGACCACAATTGTAATCTTGGAATATTCCAG GTCAGAGTGGACTTCCTTGCGAAGGATGGTAGAACCCTTGCAAGCTCAAGGCGCCCATGCATGTTGCAGTATAGAAGTCAGCCTATTCGCCTTTTGCTGACTTTCCTTAAGTTTGCTCCAATTTTAACCGGTTATACGTCAGAATCCCAAAATCTGAAAATAAAGCTTCGAGGTTTTACCGAAAGCGTCGTGCCAACCGCCTGCTTAAGGGTTGTCATTGAACAGCGTGCCGAATTCAAGCCTGGTGCCGGTATTCCTGAAATTTACACTTCGTCGTTGACCCTGGAGTCTGAACTTCCGTTTTTCAGAAAGGTGGTATGGTTTTGGAAGAGATCATTATTTGTGTGGACTAGCATGACTATCTTTACCATGGAGTTGCTTTTTACTCTCCTGTGCTGTAGATCCATCTTGATCCCAAGAATAAGATTGAGGGAAGAATCGTTGGTTTAA